A single genomic interval of Musa acuminata AAA Group cultivar baxijiao chromosome BXJ3-4, Cavendish_Baxijiao_AAA, whole genome shotgun sequence harbors:
- the LOC103981452 gene encoding BEL1-like homeodomain protein 4, with translation MGIATQPSQLPFSYLSPPRVLTKPLAGPTSPTSMSQGFHQGIFSFSEGFDRSASQEQQQHRHHHIPQHSRRDKLRVQDLDVAGHPLVPIGDQGDETNIYESAAVGAGNMLSDMFDFPATGPTAIDLHANQISGGYHLPPRPAAMPGFSGDWYGLNRQESQQQQQQHPVTGLSTDSAAAMQLFLTNPPLQQPPHQRNPRSSSPSLPAPPPTFHQQHQGFRAVEESPFGGRAVEGQGLSLSLSSSLQQLEMAKADDLRVRQAALYLNNQRQNQQQPTLHFQGHVPGAQVHGHGQQLHMGYSSMGVVNVPRNSRYTKAAQELLEEFCSVGRGQLKGSRVGRHRGSTSNTNRNPSGGGGGGAGGGGASTTSSKDVPPLSPADRFEHQRKKTKLISMLDEVDRRYNHYCDQMQIVVNSFDSVMGFGSATPYTALAQKAMSRHFRCLKDAIAAQLKQTCELLGDKEGASSSGVTKGETPRLRLLDQSLRQQRAFNQMGVIEQEAWRPQRGLPERSVNILRGWLFEHFLHPYPSDADKHLLARQTGLSRNQVSNWFINARVRLWKPMVEEMYTQESEDKEERESETSQQRTQSPMQQQQGLRPETNAASESEASPSTSSITQRNHRLVSSDDNPLPGLSATHQSTGAVDDSVLIGDMYHHYGVAATSALGPAAGMRFGAAGDVSLTLGLRHAGGSTSEKSRFSARDFGGC, from the exons ATGGGCATAGCGACACAGCCATCCCAGCTTCCTTTCTCCTACCTCAGCCCACCCAGGGTCCTCACGAAGCCGCTGGCCGGGCCTACTTCTCCGACGTCTATGTCCCAAGGCTTCCACCAAGGCATCTTCAGCTTCTCCGAGGGCTTCGACCGCTCTGCAAGCcaagagcagcagcagcaccgcCACCACCACATCCCGCAGCATAGCAGGAGGGACAAGCTAAGGGTGCAAGACCTGGATGTCGCCGGTCACCCGCTGGTCCCGATCGGTGATCAAGGAGATGAGACAAACATCTACGAATCCGCTGCTGTCGGTGCCGGCAACATGTTGTCGGACATGTTCGATTTCCCGGCAACAGGACCGACGGCGATCGACCTGCACGCTAACCAGATCTCTGGAGGCTATCATTTGCCGCCGAGGCCAGCGGCCATGCCCGGCTTCTCTGGGGACTGGTACGGCCTGAACCGACAGGAaagccagcagcagcagcaacagcatccGGTGACAGGTCTGAGCACAGATTCGGCAGCTGCGATGCAACTATTTCTCACGAATCCTCCACTGCAGCAGCCGCCACACCAGCGGAACCCAAGGTCTTCATCTCCGTCTCTGCCGGCTCCTCCTCCAACTTTCCACCAGCAGCATCAAGGCTTCCGAGCAGTCGAAGAGTCTCCCTTTGGTGGAAGAGCGGTAGAAGGCCAAGGTCTGTCGTTATCTCTTTCTTCATCTCTGCAGCAGCTGGAAATGGCCAAAGCCGATGATCTAAGAGTTAGGCAAGCAGCGCTATACCTCAATAACCAACGGCAAAACCAGCAGCAACCGACGTTGCATTTTCAAGGTCATGTCCCAGGAGCTCAAGTTCATGGCCACGGTCAGCAGCTACACATGGGCTATAGCAGCATGGGCGTGGTGAATGTGCCAAGGAACTCCAGGTACACAAAGGCGGCGCAGGAGCTACTGGAGGAGTTCTGCAGCGTGGGGAGAGGACAACTGAAAGGGAGTAGGGTAGGGAGACACCGTGGCAGCACATCGAACACTAACCGTAACCCtagtggcggcggcggtggtggagcTGGAGGTGGAGGTGCTTCCACCACCTCTTCCAAAGACGTTCCTCCCTTGTCTCCTGCCGACAGATTCGAGCACCAGAGAAAGAAGACCAAGCTCATCTCCATGCTTGACGAG GTGGACAGAAGATACAACCACTACTGTGATCAAATGCAGATTGTGGTGAATTCCTTCGACTCGGTGATGGGGTTCGGATCTGCAACCCCGTACACGGCTCTGGCTCAGAAGGCTATGTCGCGGCACTTCCGGTGCCTCAAGGATGCCATTGCGGCACAATTGAAGCAAACATGCGAGCTCCTTGGCGATAAAGAAGGCGCGAGTAGCTCCGGCGTCACCAAGGGAGAAACCCCGAGGCTTCGGTTGCTGGATCAGAGCTTGCGGCAGCAACGGGCATTCAATCAGATGGGCGTGATTGAGCAAGAAGCCTGGAGGCCTCAGCGAGGATTGCCGGAGCGTTCGGTCAATATCTTGAGGGGTTGGCTGTTCGAGCACTTCCTTCACCC GTATCCCAGTGATGCAGATAAGCATTTGTTGGCGAGGCAGACAGGGCTATCCAGAAATCAG GTCTCCAACTGGTTCATTAATGCAAGGGTGAGGCTATGGAAACCAATGGTGGAGGAGATGTACACGCAGGAGTCTGAGGACAAGGAGGAAAGAGAGAGTGAAACAAGCCAACAAAGAACACAATCACCAATGCAACAGCAGCAAGGACTCAGACCGGAAACCAATGCCGCATCCGAAAGTGAAGCCTCTCCCAGCACGTCTTCCATCACCCAGCGCAATCATCGGTTGGTGTCCTCCGACGACAACCCACTGCCCGGTCTGTCTGCGACTCACCAATCAACAGGCGCAGTAGACGACAGCGTCCTCATCGGCGATATGTACCACCACTACGGGGTTGCCGCCACCTCTGCTTTGGGCCCGGCTGCAGGAATGAGGTTTGGAGCCGCCGGAGATGTGTCGCTCACACTCGGGCTACGGCATGCCGGCGGCAGCACGTCCGAGAAGAGCCGGTTCTCAGCTAGGGACTTTGGCGGCTGCTAA
- the LOC135636240 gene encoding uncharacterized protein LOC135636240, which yields MEEEVGEKSPRKNQEDKPEGGGGGGGGWGGWGISSFSMFSDLHKAAEEISKNAVEVVKNAAKGITELEIADSDSESADEVAKKGPEGGEVEEKEEEESEEDRLRKSALDKLEKASEDSLFGQGLKVLDSSVETFASGAWSALGGAWKGGSTLVSRLEHSAVSLADAIQHGNLPGQTPSIIETGRTFTTKGMEVLERVGKEAIELLIAETGLEVEKDPGEVDPQDDEEQFEEVTFDRCFYIYGGPDLLEELDALSSHHALLFNRKKAKLLAEQKSLYDAKLQQIQQIFSLGTDVEENEVDSDKGKNIESLGGDNDVEMIRLRDSSVRRAAEIASGFTSALGGLSANDTIQRATDRLETIHSECIHRLSELCCSAVSQLLFLGKSVISSANKGRSEEIDGDIPKIDWPEDPLSKAKIIRYKAKSMSADMETISKSFITGTSDIVEAFLATIQSVSSDKQDGVPRSVVQEKANAITDHLRADGTSAVEKIQDAVQFLAYVLLSTSMPTV from the exons ATGGAGGAGGAGGTGGGTGAGAAGAGTCCTCGCAAGAATCAGGAAGACAAGCCGGaagggggcggcggcggcggcggaggatggGGCGGCTGGGGCATCTCTTCTTTCTCCATGTTCTCGGATCTACATAAGGCCGCGGAAGAGATCTCCAAAAAT GCAGTTGAAGTGGTCAAGAATGCGGCCAAAGGCATCACTGAACTGGAGATTGCGGATTCTGATTCTGAATCGGCTGATGAGGTTGCGAAGAAGGGACCCGAAGGGGGAGAAGtagaagaaaaggaggaggaggagagtgagGAGGATAGGCTTCGCAAGTCCGCGCTTGATAAACTGGAGAAAGCCAGTGAGGATTCTCTGTTCGGTCAG GGTCTCAAGGTGCTCGATAGTTCAGTGGAAACTTTTGCTTCGGGAGCTTGGAGTGCATTGGGTGGTGCTTGGAAAGGGGGTTCAACTCTGGTCAGCAG GTTGGAACATTCTGCGGTGAGTCTAGCTGATGCCATTCAGCATGGAAACCTTCCTGGCCAAACCCCATCAATTATAGAG ACCGGGAGGACTTTTACAACTAAGGGCATGGAAGTGCTTGAGCGGGTTGGAAAAGAAGCCATAGAGTTGCTCATTGCAGAGACTGGTCTTGAAGTTGAGAAAGATCCTGGTGAGGTCGACCCTCAAGATGATGAGGAGCAGTTTGAGGAAGTTACATTTGACAGGTGCTTTTACATTTATGGAGGTCCTGATCTGCTTGAG GAATTGGATGCATTGTCAAGCCATCATGCGTTGTTATTTAACAGGAAAAAGGCAAAACTTTTGGCAGAACAGAAATCTCTCTATGACGCTAAACTGCAACAGATCCAGCAAATCTTCAGTCTGGGCACTGATGTTGAAGAAAATGAAGTAGATTCAGATAAAGGAAAGAATATCGAGTCATTAGGTGGTGACAATGATGTTGAAATGATAAGGTTGCGTGACTCAAGTGTCAGGAGGGCTGCTGAAATTGCTTCAGG GTTCACATCCGCTCTCGGGGGACTCTCTGCGAATGATACAATTCAACGAGCTACTGATAGACTCGAGACAATTCACTCAGAGTGTATCCAT AGACTGTCAGAACTCTGTTGTTCTGCAGTATCTCAACTTCTTTTTCTTGGAAAATCGGTCATCTCTAGTGCAAACAAAGGAAGGAGCGAAGAGATAGACGGAGATATCCCAAAGATTGATTGGCCTGAAGACCCTCTCTCAAAAGCTAAGATTATCAGATACAAGGCCAAGTCCATGTCTGCAGACATGGAAACAATTTCAAAAAGTTTTATCACAG GAACCTCAGACATAGTAGAAGCTTTCTTGGCAACCATACAAAGTGTTTCTTCTGATAAACAAGATGGTGTCCCACGCTCTGTGGTACAGGAAAAGGCAAATGCTATTACGGACCATCTCCGAGCTGATGGAACCAGTGCTGTCGAGAAGATTCAGGATGCTGTGCAGTTCCTGGCGTATGTACTTCTCTCTACATCCATGCCAACCGTATGA
- the LOC135636239 gene encoding lysine histidine transporter-like 8 has translation MEERGMGTSQGLEPELVSIPASPRGASTPEAVTPTGQRSRGGEGEPVSAKSGTASPRFLSPSMSSALGTPMKRVLVNLRGYLEEVGHLTKLNPQDAWLPITESRHGNAHYAAFHNLNAGIGFQALLLPVAFAFLGWSWGIIALTVAYFWQLYTLWILVKLHEALPGRRYNRYVELAQAAFGERFGVWLALFPTIYLSAGTAAALILIGGETLKLFFQIVCGSLCSSNPLSTVEWYLVFTFLCIVLSQLPNLNSIAGLSLIGALTAITYTCMAWLLSVGQERPPSVSYQPLSSPSLGAAAYSVSNALGIIAYAFRGHNLALEIQATIPSTFKHPAHVPMWRGAKVAYLLIAMCFFPIAIGGFWAYGNLMPAGGILNALYAFHSRDIPRGLLATTFLLVVFHCLTSFQIYSMPVFDSFEAGYTSRTNRPCSIWVRSGFRVLYGLISFFVGVALPFLSSLAGLLGGLSLPVTFAYPCFMWIRMKQPPRFSFDWYLNWSLGIVGMAFSLAFSVGGVWSMINSGIQLKFFKPN, from the exons ATGGAGGAAAGGGGAATGGGGACGTCGCAGGGGCTGGAGCCGGAGCTGGTCTCGATCCCGGCGAGCCCTCGGGGGGCCTCCACGCCGGAGGCGGTGACCCCGACGGGCCAGCGGTCGCGCGGTGGCGAAGGGGAGCCCGTCTCGGCCAAGTCGGGCACGGCATCGCCGCGGTTCCTGAGCCCGTCGATGTCGTCGGCGTTGGGGACGCCGATGAAGCGCGTGCTGGTGAATCTACGGGGCTACTTGGAGGAGGTGGGCCACCTGACGAAGCTCAACCCCCAGGACGCATGGCTCCCCATCACCGAGTCCCGCCACGGCAACGCCCACTACGCCGCATTCCACAACCTCAACGCCGGCATCGGCTTCCAGGCGCTCCTCCTCCCCGTCGCCTTCGCCTTCCTCGGATG GAGTTGGGGGATAATAGCTCTGACCGTTGCCTACTTTTGGCAACTTTACACTCTCTGGATTCTGGTTAAGCTACATGAAGCTCTACCCGGTAGAAGATACAATCGATATGTGGAACTTGCACAGGCTGCATTTG GAGAAAGGTTTGGTGTTTGGCTGGCTTTGTTCCCGACAATATACTTATCAGCAGGGACTGCAGCAGCACTGATTCTGATCGGAGGGGAAACCTTGAAGCTCTTCTTCCAGATAGTCTGTGGATCTCTGTGTTCATCGAACCCGCTTTCGACCGTGGAATGGTATCTAGTGTTTACGTTTCTGTGCATCGTCCTGTCTCAGCTCCCAAATCTCAACTCCATCGCTGGCCTCTCTCTCATCGGAGCTCTCACAGCAATCACTTACACTTGCATGGCTTGGCTACTCTCCGTTGGCCAAGAAAGGCCACCTTCCGTCTCTTATCAGCCCCTGTCATCCCCTTCCTTGGGGGCTGCAGCTTACTCGGTCTCGAATGCTCTCGGCATAATAGCATATGCATTCAGAGGCCACAACCTTGCGTTGGAGATTCAG GCAACGATACCGTCGACCTTCAAGCATCCTGCGCATGTTCCAATGTGGAGAGGAGCCAAAGTCGCTTACCTGCTGATAGCCATGTGCTTCTTCCCCATTGCCATCGGAGGCTTCTGGGCGTATGGAAACTTG ATGCCCGCAGGAGGAATACTGAATGCTCTATACGCATTTCACAGCCGTGATATCCCCAGAGGACTTCTGGCCACAACATTTCTGTTGGTTGTGTTCCACTGCCTCACCAGTTTCCAGATATACTCCATGCCGGTGTTCGACAGCTTCGAAGCGGGTTACACGAGTCGAACCAACCGGCCCTGCTCCATCTGGGTCCGATCCGGCTTCCGAGTCTTGTACGGCCTCATCTCCTTCTTCGTCGGAGTGGCACTTCCCTTCCTCTCGAGCCTCGCTGGGCTGTTGGGTGGACTCTCTCTTCCGGTCACGTTTGCTTACCCTTGTTTCATGTGGATTCGCATGAAGCAGCCTCCAAGGTTCAGCTTCGACTGGTATCTCAACTGGAGCCTGGGCATCGTCGGCATGGCTTTCAGCTTAGCTTTCTCTGTAGGCGGCGTTTGGAGCATGATCAACAGCGGGATCCAGCTTAAGTTCTTCAAGCCTAACTAA
- the LOC135636241 gene encoding inositol 3-kinase-like isoform X2, with amino-acid sequence MIDLCRVVLVDAQGMIRSFDPIDGTVGLLPLRSSGFFHLLPRIGFLKASAEEAPFVDVEEARKWCCVIVTHGKDGCRVYWKDGELRVSPFLAEEIDPTGAGDGFLGGFVAGLIWGLAVPDAALLGNLFGSLTVTQIGVPKFDQRMLQHVKEELKRRANECDGSCRSSISLDFQKSAMHEAFRESLTEVAKLTCTSNPTCLPTDHYK; translated from the exons ATGATCGACCTCTGCCGTGTCGTCCTCGTCGACGCCCAGGGGATGATCCGGTCCTTCGACCCGATCGATGGCACCGTCGGGCTCCTGCCGCTCAGGAGCTCCGGATTCTTCCACCTTCTCCCGCGAATTGGGTTCCTCAAAGCCTCCGCGGAGGAGGCGCCCTTCGTGGACGTCGAGGAGGCGCGGAAGTGGTGCTGCGTCATCGTGACCCATGGGAAGGACGGGTGCCGAGTCTACTGGAAGGACGGGGAGCTTCGCGTATCCCCGTTCCTAGCAGAGGAGATCGATCCCACTGGCGCAGGTGATGGTTTCTTGGGTGGGTTTGTCGCTGGGTTGATTTGGGGGCTGGCGGTGCCGGATGCGGCGCTCCTAGGGAACCTTTTTGGTTCGCTCACTGTTACGCAGATTGGGGTTCCCAAATTTGACCAGAGGATGTTGCAG CATGTCAAAGAAGAATTAAAGAGAAGGGCAAATGAGTGTGATGGATCATGTAGAAGTAGTATTTCATTGGATTTCCAGAAGTCAGCTATGCATGAAGCCTTCCGAGAATCCCTTACTGAAGTGGCCAAATTAACATGCACCAGCAACCCAACTTGCTTGCCTACTGATCATTACAAATAA
- the LOC135636241 gene encoding putative RING-H2 finger protein ATL69 isoform X1 → MLFSFDHKKSSLEFFSLLFRETMPRCCQCSPSSPNSMSGSGVNGSSFLPPDDNSTGRPAGLAYGLPASVGILMVITAALFASYLCTRARTMAANRRSGDVAATPTDLEAGIDEATLTSYPKVTYSQAKLEEKGTTTAACCSICLSDYEDADVLRLLPDCGHLFHLDCVDPWLRAHRSCPNCRSSPAPSSMPTPLSEVVPLARARQSQ, encoded by the coding sequence ATGTTGTTTTCCTTTGACCACAAGAAATCTAGCTTGGAGTTTTTTAGCCTACTTTTTCGCGAGACGATGCCGCGGTGTTGCCAGTGTTCCCCTTCTTCACCAAACTCGATGAGTGGCAGCGGCGTCAACGGCTCGAGCTTCCTCCCGCCCGATGACAACTCCACCGGGCGGCCGGCTGGGTTGGCCTACGGCCTCCCCGCCTCGGTGGGGATCCTGATGGTGATCACCGCCGCCCTTTTTGCGTCCTATCTGTGCACCCGAGCAAGAACCATGGCCGCGAACCGGCGGTCCGGCGACGTTGCGGCGACGCCCACTGACCTCGAGGCCGGCATCGACGAGGCGACCCTGACGAGCTACCCGAAGGTCACGTACTCGCAGGCTAAGCTGGAGGAGAAGGGCACCACCACCGCGGCGTGCTGCTCCATATGCCTGAGCGACTACGAGGACGCTGACGTGCTGCGACTGCTGCCGGACTGCGGGCACCTCTTCCACCTCGACTGCGTCGACCCGTGGCTGAGGGCCCACCGGTCGTGCCCCAACTGCCGCTCGTCGCCGGCCCCCAGCTCCATGCCCACGCCTCTCTCGGAGGTGGTGCCATTGGCACGGGCGAGACAGTCGCAGTGA